Within Cellulophaga sp. L1A9, the genomic segment GGTTTTAAATTAATTATAGATTAAATACATAAGCACCTGATTATCTATATCTTAAGATGCTAAAATTTTGTTAACGGCTTTTTTTATCGTTAAAGTGTAGTTCTTAACAATTGTGGTGAAATAAATGCCAACATTTAATCTCTTATCCAGCGAAAAACAGCTCTAATTCCTTCAGAGTCGCTTCAGATGTTTCAATATCTTTAACCAATTCCCCTTTATTTAATACTACAATACGTTCGCAAACTTCAGTGACATGAATTAGGTCGTGACTAGAAACTAAAACCGTTACATTATTGTTTGCGGCCAAATCTTTTATAATACCTTTTAAACGTATCTGTGTGGTTGGATCTAGGTTCGCAAATGGTTCATCTAATATTACTACTTCAGGATTTCCTATGAAAGAAGCTACAATTCCTGCTTTTTTCTGATTTCCTTTAGATAGATCACGTAAATATTTAGTTTGCCCTAGAATTTCCCCATGAAAAAAGTCTTGAAAATTAGAAAGTAGTGCATTGACATCTGCTTTGTTCTGGCCTCTTAGTTCCCCAATAAAGTAGAAATATTCTTCTGCAGTCAAATAGCCAATAAGAAAGGTTTCATCAATAAAAGCGGTGGTAAAAGGTTTCCAATCTTCGCTTATATTTACCTGAACGCCATTGTTATTAATATGACCCGTAGTAGGCTGAATTAAATCTAAGAACAAACTGAATAAGGTTGTTTTACCAGCACCGTTATTACCTACCAATCCAAAACTTTGGCCTTTAGGGATTTCTAATGAGGATATATTTAAAACGGTATTTTTACCGTATGTTTTTGTTAAGTTTTGTACTGTTATCATGCGGTTGTAGTATTTATTATTCAAGTTAGCTGACTTGTTTATAGGCTAACAGTGTTTTGTATTTTTCTTTTTTGTAGACTTTTTCTATTTTTTTAAAGACAAACCCTTTAAAAGCAAATCCTAATACACCGGCCATAGCTACAAAAATATATCCGGCATTAGGGCTAATCAAGTAATGGCCTAATCCGTAGATGATTAAAGGCAGTAAAAGCTTAGGCATTGTGAGCATTACTGTTTTTAAATTAAAAGATTGCTTGTCTCCAAAAGCTTTTTTTGCAGAGGTTAAATCTATTGGAGTCCTTGTATACGCCCCAGCCAATAAAACCACATAAGAGTTCACACCAATATTATAAACGGCACCCACAAGAACTGCCAAGTAAGCATCTAAACCAAAGTACAAATAGAATGATGCAACGATGGTGCTAATAATGGTAGCTATGACCATCAAATACCATTTAGAATTTAAGTACTCTTTGTATTTAATGTTTTGTGACATCATTAGAGGATAATAAGAACTATCCCAGCTAGGTACAAACTGTCCGAAACTAAATAAGAATCCGCCTGAAATGAAAATTCCTGCAAATATGCGCCAGATTGGACCATCATACGCTTCTATAGTTCCTGTGAAAAATAGGAATCCGTAGAATATGAAAAAGAAACTCGTAATCACCGCCATTTTAGAGCGTTTATTTCTTTTTATTAGTTTGATGTCGTTCTTTAAGAAGGTGCCTAAATTCCCAAATCTATTCAACCAACTTAAATCCTCTGTTTTAGCTATGGTTTGCTTGGTCTGCAATCCTGCATCTAAGTACAAATTCTTTTTAAAATAGTTGAAGGCGGCATAGTATAAGCCAAAGGTTAGCAACCAAAGAATAATAGAAATCCATGGTAGGGTGTAGAGCGCATTGAAAAATGGTGCGGTATACGTCGTTATATCAAACCATTGTAAATATTGAAACAATCCTAAGAGTGCGATTAACCCCACTAATGGATAAAAAATACTGTCTTTGTTGTTCACTAGAACATTTATAAAATTGTTGCAATAGATTATAGCTATTAGGGCTAGATGCCAACCGACAACTCCAATAGGAGAATATCCTTTAGTTAGTAATACAATAGAGAGAGGGATAAAAAAGAAGGCATGAGACCAATTAAAATAGGACACAATTGTTTTTGCAAGCGAAAAATTAACCACTTGGCTTTTCTTAATCGGTAGGTAGAGTAGTGGTTTTATATTCGTTACAGGCATTTTTTGGAGCATATACCGAAAAACAAGATCTACAATTAGGTAGTAAATTATGAATTTGTTGATGACATCAAAAGGATCACCAATATTCATGTCTTCAATAACAAAGTAGGCACCAACACCCATTCCAATAAAGATGGCAGTCATATAAACAGCGGCAAAACCCATTAGAATTTTAATGGCAATACTACTTTTTAAGGAAGCTGCTCTAAAGAATGATTTCCATTGTAGGGTTATAAAATGTTTGAACATGATGGTGTATTTATGTTATGTAAGTACTATAATACCTTTAATTGTTACAAGGTTATCATCATTTTATATTCAGGATAAGTTTTTTCTAGGAGATTTTTCTCGTTCTAGTGGAATCACAAACACCATCTTATGCTTAAGTTTAATTTCTATTCATTATGGTTTTTTACGCTAAGCTAGTTTCATTTTTTTCGTCTTCATGTGATTTTTATATAAATCATATATTAGAACGGCAGATGATATTGAGAAGAGATGAAAAAATAACATAAAATTGATTGACGATTGATTCATGTCTATTTTACATATTTCGACAAATAAAGGGTTCATCAGGAAATTCAGGAAATAAATAAAGATAATTGGTAGACCTTGTCTATTAAATAAAAAACTATAGGATGTTTTATAGTGGCTTTTTCTAATAGTTCTATATAAAATGATGGATACACATCCGATGCATAAATAAATAACACCTATTGTTATATTTACTACCAGAGAATATTTAGATAGGTCTAAGAAATTATTTAACAGATAGATAATTAAAAAGGCTGGTATTGTATATGTTAATGCTTTAAGATAATTTTTTTTAATAGTTCTTACACATTTTTTCATCATGATTTTTGGGCCAATCCATGCAATCCCTAGCCACCAACTTGAGTAATTGGCTAATTCTATATCCCATATAAGTATTTCCTTAGTAAAAGCTTCTTCAAAAGAGCGATTTTCAGAGTTCATTTTGGTTTCTATACCATTCGCTATATGGTCTAAAACTTCATTTCTTAAATCAATTTGAGTCAGGTCTTTTTGATTCAAGTACGTCTCTATGTTTAAGAGTTGGTCTTTTGTTAGTTTATTCATACGATACTATTTTTATATAGACTAGTGTATTTTCTGTTATACTTATTTATGAGTATTATAAATAAGTAGACTAGAGTGCAATCAAATGAGAACAATAGAATATTTAAATTACTATTCGTTTCAAATTCCGTTAAAGAGTAGAGTAAAAATTGATGCATCTGTATAAATAAGTTTAATATAATACTCAATCTTTCTATACCTGAATAGCGTTCTTTTCTGCCTAAATAAAAGCGAATACCGAAATAGTAGATTGCGAGGCCAATTAAAATAATTGCAGGTCCAAATTTTAAAAAATAATTTAGGTTGTAATTAATTGCTACTATTTTTAAAAAACTAAACATGGCAATAAATATGAGTGCATACGCGGGTTTTTGGTAAAAGAATATGATTTCTTTTAGGATTCTTTTATCTGTGATTTTTACAAATTTTCTATTTTCTTTTAAATACACCTTTTTATTGATTACCATGTAATTTTTAAAAGCATTATAAAAATCAAGGTTTTCAGCTTCTATTTTAGCCTCTACTTCCGATGCAACATGGTCTACCATTTCCATACGAACATCAATAAATTCTATTTCTGAATTTTTAAGATACGTGTCTACAAAATGTATTTGTTCCCGATTTAATTTCATCACAAAACAATTTAATTAATACTCCAATCAGGATTGACTAAATTTTGCATGCTGCGGATAAATTCTTCTAGCTCCGCAAGTCGGTTAACAGTTTCTTTTTCTCCTTGCTCTGTAAGCTTATAATACTTACGAAGTCGGTTATCTACTTTGGCAACTTCTACATCTAGCAAACCTTCAGCTTCTAATTTATGCAATGCCGGATAGAGTGCTCCTTCTGTAATGTTTAGCTCCCCTTTGGTAAGAGCTTTTACTTTCTGCGTTATTTCATAGCCATACATCTTACCTTGCTCATCTAAAAGTTTTAAGATGATGGTATTTAAACTCCCTTTGTATAA encodes:
- a CDS encoding ABC transporter ATP-binding protein; the protein is MITVQNLTKTYGKNTVLNISSLEIPKGQSFGLVGNNGAGKTTLFSLFLDLIQPTTGHINNNGVQVNISEDWKPFTTAFIDETFLIGYLTAEEYFYFIGELRGQNKADVNALLSNFQDFFHGEILGQTKYLRDLSKGNQKKAGIVASFIGNPEVVILDEPFANLDPTTQIRLKGIIKDLAANNNVTVLVSSHDLIHVTEVCERIVVLNKGELVKDIETSEATLKELELFFAG
- a CDS encoding DUF5687 family protein, translated to MFKHFITLQWKSFFRAASLKSSIAIKILMGFAAVYMTAIFIGMGVGAYFVIEDMNIGDPFDVINKFIIYYLIVDLVFRYMLQKMPVTNIKPLLYLPIKKSQVVNFSLAKTIVSYFNWSHAFFFIPLSIVLLTKGYSPIGVVGWHLALIAIIYCNNFINVLVNNKDSIFYPLVGLIALLGLFQYLQWFDITTYTAPFFNALYTLPWISIILWLLTFGLYYAAFNYFKKNLYLDAGLQTKQTIAKTEDLSWLNRFGNLGTFLKNDIKLIKRNKRSKMAVITSFFFIFYGFLFFTGTIEAYDGPIWRIFAGIFISGGFLFSFGQFVPSWDSSYYPLMMSQNIKYKEYLNSKWYLMVIATIISTIVASFYLYFGLDAYLAVLVGAVYNIGVNSYVVLLAGAYTRTPIDLTSAKKAFGDKQSFNLKTVMLTMPKLLLPLIIYGLGHYLISPNAGYIFVAMAGVLGFAFKGFVFKKIEKVYKKEKYKTLLAYKQVS
- a CDS encoding PadR family transcriptional regulator — protein: MGNSKLYKGSLNTIILKLLDEQGKMYGYEITQKVKALTKGELNITEGALYPALHKLEAEGLLDVEVAKVDNRLRKYYKLTEQGEKETVNRLAELEEFIRSMQNLVNPDWSIN